The nucleotide sequence TAATTGGTTAAGTACGTTACTTAGTTGAAACACGTCCCAATTCATAACAACTAAGCTCCGTACTTGCATCCACATTAGTCTAAGTAGTAGTGCGTCCACTTTGACCAAGAAGATGTTATAAATGATAATCATTATCATTTGAGTTGTCAATTGTTTATTTTAAATTATCTAAACTTTTTAATTAACTTAACATGACACTCATTATAAATTTAATCTAACAATACTCTTAATTTTTTAAACCGTTCACTACTACTATTTCTTATTGAAAAAGCAATGTTCTAATGCCAGTTTGTCTTCCTTTGAATAAATCAAGAAGAGTAAAATCATCAGAGCAAAACGTGGTAAAAAATGGGAAGAAGGATCGTAAAAAGCACTTTGCAAGAGGTGACCATAGGCGACAATAGTCAACAAAACGCCTAGTGTTATTAGTGTTTCACGTACCTTATAACCAATAAAGAGTAATAACCCAACGGCTAACTCAACAAATGGGATGCTATAGCCTAAAATGTTTAGCAAAAACTCAGGGATCCAATGATCTTTAAAGCCTGCAATAAAAAAATTCTCGGCGTGTACTTTTGGTGACAATATAAAAACTTTATGAAAGCCAATCATGCCAACAAAAAGCCCTAATGACCAACGAGAGAAAAGCGAGGCCAATCCAACGTTCGATATTTTGGCGTTCAACATAAGTTATCCTATTTTTAGTTCATTTGAATCAAAGCTACCTATTACCCCATGAACACAAATATCTCGTATTTGGACCTTACTTTTGTGATTTTCATGAGAGATATAAGATCATCTTCCGCAAAGCTTAGCGCTATCAGTTCTTTCTGAATAAAATTCAGTTTATGTGAAAGCGTAAAAAAATTGCTTTGTCAGGCTTAGCCAATTATCAGCACTCCGCTAATGAATTGGCTTAAGCGCTTTACCTATAACCAAGTTTTACCGGAAATGGGATACAGCTATCATGAATGTATTCATGTGAAAATAGACCGTAAGTCAGTAATACAATTTATCGCTGACATTGCTTAATTAACGGTTATTGAAGGATATAAGACTTGCCTATTATTTTCCATTCATGGTTAACTTTTGCTAATGTGAGTGCATCATAAAAACGAGTAGTTGAACGAAAAAGTACAACCGCTAAGCGGTCATCAACAACATTCAAACTAATTATTTCACCGTCAAGATCACCACCCGCTGGCTTTTTATTTGATGCCCACTTATTTAATACACTCGTCATATCTTTCCATGACTTAATCACTTCCTTACCTGTTTCATCTTTTACTACACCAACCATTGTTGCGTGCTCTGCGGCAAACCCTCTGAATAAACGCTCTTTACTCGCCTCGCCTTGACCTTGAAAATAATCATTAACTGCAGCTTCTATCGCTACTTTGTCAGATGCTTTATCTGCGAATGCGTTTAATGAAAAAAATGTAACGCTTATAGCAATTAAAAATGATTTAAACATGAAATTTTATCTCTTAGTTACTTTGGTAATGCCCGGTGCACTATCCCCTTAAAGTATCAAGACACGGTTAATGCAGTTTTTCATTCAAATTTTTTATACCGATAGGTAGAAAAATCCAAATGAATAATAAATTTTTAGGGTAGGGAAACAAAAAGAAAGTAGATCACGAAAAACTTTCAGCTGACTCTTACTCGAACTTAACTATGTCACCCATGATAAATAAGTGAGATATAGACAAGTTATCATGGGTGGCCTGATAAAATTTTCCTTGCTATATTTATATGCCACCAGACAATAACGTGGAATAAATTACTTTAATAAATAAGTCTACACTTGGTGCTAATAAAAGTAGATAACCTACAGTTGAGACAATAATACAAAAAGTGAGCCAGCCTCTATTAGCGATATCATTTTTAAAAAATGTTTCGGATAAAATTTCCCTTAGCAAACTGCCATATTTACTTTTCGCGGTTTCCCAATCTCCATTGCGAGTAACGTTATCAGTACCTTCACCTGTATTTTGAGCTGAACCTTTAAAACCATCCCACTCGCTATCGTAATATTTACCACTAATAGTGAGGTGACCATCTTGTCTTATATTGCCATGCATTCTGACGTAATCGCTTAGTGTGAATATTTCCAAGCATGTACGTGAATAATCCATGAAGTTAGTACCAAATTTAAATTGATAAGGCTTTTTCATGCGATAGGTAAAATTGCTTAAACCTAGTAAAAGCAAACCAAAATATAAAAGCCTAAGCCTTTGTACACCATTCAATCCAAAACTTAATGATGGTTCATTCGCTAACTTGTTGAATACTAGAAGTTCGCTAATATTGTCATTAAATAAAATAAGATAACCAAGAACAGGTATTGTTAATGCAAGCTTTGGAATCCAGCCATCAATATAATTTACATAATCAGACCAACGATAATTATAAATAAATGTTTGCCACCAACTCTTAATTTTATTCATTTAGATTATCTACTAGCTCCGAAATTTGAAATAAATATAACGCCCACGTTAAGGGGCTAAAAATTTATTTGCTAAAATGTGTAGCGAAGCGAAACCGAGCAAACTGTTTTTAGTCCCGCTTGAAATGCTTGTTATGTGTTTTTACACTATCAGCATGATTAATAACAGTAAAATACCAACACAAAGATAAATGAAGTTCTTACCAAGCTCAGAGTTTTCTTCTTGTAAATCACCTTTCAACTTTAAAGCTTCCAGATTCGTAAGGTTCTTACAATGAGGGCAAGTACCTTCCCGTTTGTTAAACTGCAAACCGCATCTTGAACACTGCCTAGAGTGAATGTAGTAACGAGGAAAGATTTTAATAACTCCAAAACTGAGAAACACATAACGCTTTGCTAAGCGGCTAAAAATGGCTGGCTATAATAGCGAGAATTTTTTATCAGGCCACCCATGATAACTTGCCTATATTTCACGCAATAAACTATGCTTCATTTACCCACATTAAACTTGAAACTTGGTGACTGTCATGGCTAAACCTCGTTCACAACAAATTAGTTTATCGGATACACCATATTATCATATTTGCAGCCGCACGGTACGAAAGGCCTTTTTATGTGGCGTAGACAAAGAGACGGGTGTCAGTTTCGTGTATTTATCATGGGTGGCATAGTTAAGTCGTTTTCAATTTTGAATGGGTGTCTTGTTAATTTTTAATTTTTTGTTAATTTTCATCTACGATCGATATTTTTCGTTCTTGGTGGTTGATCATGCAACGCGTTTTACAATCAGCTCCCATGAATATACCATCATAACGGTAATGCTCGATCACTGAACCTTTTGACCATTTCAGTTCAGTTACTATGTCAAAGTTACCATTTTCGACCTCAACACGATCTTTTCGTAAAACTAAACCTTCAGGGATGAAAACACTATATTCATTAATTGGATATGGAGTGTTTGTATTTCTAACAGAACCTTCTTCGTTAACTTCAAAATAAAATTCAGCACCATCTTCTAAAGTTAACTCTACATGCAGCCACCCTTCATTCATCATGTATTTAAAGTTGGAACATGCAGAAGTATAAAAACGACCATTTTCGGGGTCCAAGCCTCTTGAAAGTCAGGACCATTTATAGGGTAGTTTTTCAAGTCTCCATTTTTTGAAAAGCCTTCTAATATGCTTTTTATTGAGCCTTGTTCTTCAAGTACTTTTTGTACTTTTTTCATCAAAAGATCTGAGTTAAAAACAACTTCAGGTAAGCTTTCATGCCTAATTTTCATTTCTTTTAGAATATCGACTGTATATATTTTCTCGTTATCTGTTTCTTTATGATGTGCATGGCATAGGAACATTAAGTTAGATTCAGAACGTCGTTCTTCATCAGATTGATTCTTATTGTACCTTTCACCACCTTCTGCAGCCGCTTCGATATGACATAGTTGCGCGATGTACTCGCCTTTTTCATTTAATATTGTATGTTCACAATCATCAAATGCGCATTGATTTTTTGATAAAATACTTAGCTTCTTTATAACATCAGTTTTCGGAGCCAATCTTGCCATTACTTATAATTCCTCTCGATAAAACATGCAAAATTGCAATGCGCCCTAACGCTTTGCTAAGCGGCTAAAAATGGCTGGCTATAATAGCGAGGTACGAGCACAGCCAGCTGTTTGTGTCCGTTTAAGCAACTTGTTATACGAATTTTCTGCATAGAGCCTTAACTTTATCATGACTATCCATACATTTTACAAGCTCGGATTCTGAAGTATTATAAAAACTTAAAACATCGTGAGTTGAAGATATTGCAACATTAATTGTGGATGACAAAGTAAAGAGTAAATCAGCATCACTAATTTTAGCGGTCATAACTACTCTATCATTTTCAAAATTTTTAGATGCTAATGCACTTATATTTCCGTGGGTATAACGACACAAAGTATTATAAACAGTTGAATAAAGATCTTCACAACCAGCTTTTTTGAAGCGTTCAAAGATATTAATACTATTAGTTTTTTCTTCTTTTAAGTTTTCAATATGTTTGGGAGTTGCTTTAGTTATACCCTTGTAATAAGGGTTAGACTCAGAATGTTTATTTAAGTTTTTATACATAGAGTCAGCTTCCGCTGCCATGATGTTTTTTACATAGTCCTCATCTGAAATTAAACACCGAAGATCAACAAATGACTCCAGAGTACTCCGCATTAAAATTTGGGGTGAAACAAAACAATCACTTTTAATTAATACAATGGTTTCTTCACAAAGTGAATTTATTCTTGCCCATAAAGCCAAAATAAATTTTGATCTGTCATCGGTAAAATGCAAATTTTCCAAATAGATATTTCGAAAACCACAGAATTCATCCCATATTTGATAAAACGACGCTTTCATAAATGCCTATTCGTATAACAACTTATTATGAGGAAATAACCCTTGTTTAAATACGGATTATTTCCTTCTTTTAACTTTATCTTTTCATAACAATACTTAAATACACCAGATACTTCAATCAATTAGCGTGACATATTCAAAGCGACTTTACGTGAAAGCAGGAAATTTTCCTTTTTACAGGGAGAAATAAGGAATTCACTTTAACTGTATAGATGTACATGCGGGGAGAAATTATTTTTATAAAACAATATTGATTCCTGATATAGCGATATGGACTAACCTTAATTTGTATTTTGTTGATTAATGTCATTAGAAAACCTAAGTCTGAAAACTTTAGTTAAATGTCAGCAATGCGCACAAAGTGATCGTTAATATTTCAAACGAAAGTGACCATTTTTGCAATTTTTCGACCGTCAGGTTTGATTAAAACCGATACATTCAAAGTGTCAGGCCGAGTTTGAAGCAAAGTTTGAAGCAATGTAAATAGGCATAACTGGCTACATGTTTAGCCAGTTGTTTAAGTTGCTTGTTTAAATGCTTTATCTGAACATTCTGTTTTAAATTTTTAGCTATTTTCTATGTTGTATAACACAACATCTAAATCGCCCAGTTGTGAATCTGAATGCGTATAAGATTTCACATATTTCATGCCCATTTTTTTCATTACCGCAATAGAACCGGCATTATCATGCATGGCAATTGCACTGAATACTTTATTATCAGGTTGTTTAGCCAATGCTTGATGAATTTGTATCGCGGCTTCGGATGCATAACCTTTGCCCCAAGTAGATTGTAAAAATCGCCAACCTAATTCAATGTCGTGCCAAATGGGCTTGTCGGAGAAAAAATCCATTGGTCGCACTAAAACCCATCCTATATCTTGTTTAGTTTCTGTGATTGACACTTTCCATAATCCCCAGCCTTTGACTGGATTTTTGTAAGCGTTATGACGTGGAATAAATTTATCGATGATATCTTCACGTGTCGTCATAACACCGCCATTGATATAACGCATAACGTCGGGGCTTTGATCAAGTTGAAATAGAAACTCACTGTCAGTTTCATCAATAAGCTGATAGTTAAGGCGGGTTGAATTTTCAATATTCATAGGTGCACCACTTATGTTTAATCGCTAAGCATAATCATATAATAGCGAATTGTATTTAATCGAAACGCAGGGGAAATAGCGCATGATGTATATTTAAAAACAATAACTTATGAAGTTAACAAAATAATGAGAAAACTTAAATAATTAAGATGCTTTATCAGGGGATTATTGTATTTTTTATCGAAATTATAGTGTGGGTAATTAAACAAAGAAAAATACTGAGTAAGTTCAGTTGATCTGTAGTTAAGTTCTTTACAGTAACTGCCGGTTAACTTCTGCGATTTGGTAGACATCAATAATCTCCTCCCCTATGATTGCTGGCAAATAATAACAGTCTAATTTATTTGGTAAATTATGAATTTTAAAAAAATAACTTTAAGCTCGGCGGTATTGATGGCTCTATTTGGTCTTACGGGCTGTGCTGAAGATGCACCAACAGCTTCTTCAGTTGAAAAAGTAGCAAGTACAAGTAATGAAAGCACAATGATAATCTATCCTGAAACAAAGAAAGGTAGCGTTGTTGATGATTACTTTGGCACTAAAGTTCCGGACGCTTATCGTTGGTTAGAAGACGATATGAGCGCTGAAACAGCAGAGTGGGTTGCAGCACAAAATAAAACCACACATGACTATTTAGCGCAAATTCCTTACCGTGACAAAATAAAATCACGCCTTGCCGCTTTACTTGATTATGAGAAAGTGGGTATGCCATTTATTGAGGGCGACTATAGCTACTTCTACAAAAATGATGGCTTACAGAATCAATATGTTTTGTATCGTCAAAAGGGTGATGCACCTGCAGAAGTGTTTTTAGATCCAAATACGTTTAGTGAAGACGGTACCGTTTCGCTAGCGAATATTGAATTTAGTGAAGACGGCTCATTAGCGGTTTATTTGATTTCTGAAGGCGGCAGCGATTGGCGTAAAGCACGTATTATTGATACAGAAACTCAAGAAGTACTTGAGTCAGAGCTAGTCGATATTAAATTTAGCGGTTTGTCATGGGTGGGTAACGAAGGGTTTTATTACTCTAGCTACGATAAGCCTAAAGGCAGTGAATTGTCAGCGAAAACTGATCAACATAAATTGTATTACCATGAGCTAGGCACTGCTCAATCGGCTGATACGTTAGTATTTGGTGGCATTGAAGCTGAAAAGCATCGTTATGTTAGTGGTGAAGTAACTAAAGATGGCCGCTATTTATTAGTGTCAGCAGCTGTTTCTACTTCAGGCAATAAGTTATTTATTAAAGATTTAACTAAAGCTGATTCAGCATTGGTTACCGTTGTAGGTAATACCAACTCTGACACTAACTTGGTGAGCAGCAAAGGTGATGACTTACTGTTTATTACTAATATGGGCGCGCCTAATAAACGTGTTGTTAAAGTTAATGCTAAACAACCATCGGTTGAGAACTGGTTAAATGTTATTCCTGAAACTGAAAATGTTTTATCAGTTTCCACAGGTGGCAAATACTTATTTGCTAAATATATGAAAGATGCCACGTCATTGATCCAGCAATATGACTTAAACGGTAAAAAAGTGCGTGATATTGCTTTACCAGAAGTGGGTACCGCTAGTGGCTTTAGTGGTAAAGAATCTCAAAGTAAACTTTATTATTCATTTAGTAATCAGAAAACCCCTTCAACAACTTTTAGCTTAGACGTTGGAACAGGTGAGTCTGTTGTTCATATGAAATCTAAAGTTAAATTTGATAGCGACAACTTCGAATCAAAGCAAGTTTTCTATACCTCTAAAGACGGCACTAAAGTACCAATGATCATTACCCATAAGAAAGGTTTAGTGCTAGATGGTACTAATCCAACCATTCTTTATGGTTACGGTGGTTTTAATGTCAGCTTACAACCACAATTTAGCTCAACACGTGCGGCATGGTTAGAATTAGGTGGTGTTTATGCTGTTGCTAACTTACGTGGTGGTGGCGAATATGGCAAAAAATGGCACGACGCTGGTACTCAGTTGAAAAAACAAAATGTTTTTGATGACTTTATTGCCGCAGCTGAATACCTAATTGCAGAAAAAGTTACTTCTTCAGATAAACTGGCGGTAATGGGCGGCTCTAATGGTGGTTTGCTTGTTGGTGCGGTAATGACACAACGTCCTGAGCTCTTTAAAGTAGCGCTGCCAGCGGTTGGTGTACTTGATATGCTTCGTTACCATACGTTTACGTCAGGCGCAGGTTGGGCTTACGACTATGGTAAATCAGATGATAACGCTGAAATGTTTAACTATTTATTAGGCTACTCGCCGGTACATAACGTTAAAGCGGGCACGCATTATCCGGCAACTATGGTGACAACAGGTGATCATGATGATCGCGTGGTACCTGCACACTCATTTAAGTTTGCTGCTGAGTTACAAGCGAAACAAGCTGGCGCTAATCCAACATTAATTCGTATTGAAACAGATGCGGGTCATGGTGCGGGTACGCCAATCAGTAAAACCATTGATCAATATGCTGATATTTACGGTTTTACGTTATTTAATATGGGCGTGAAAGATATCTAATTATCGACAAGCTCTGTTAGCTTTATAGCACTGAAGCAATAATTTGTTCAGTGCTATATGCTAATGAAAAAGATGAGATGTCTCATGAAAAAATCAAGCGAAAGCCACTATGATAGTGGCTTTCTAGTGCGCTAATACTTCATGAGACATTACTGTTGAACTTTACTTAGCTTTAAGTAGTTTTAACAATCAAGACATCGACCGAAAGTCTCTGTAATATTTTTTCAGCCGTATTACCGACAATTAAGCCTTTTATTCCCGTTCTTCCTACATTGCCTAAAATAACTAAATCTATTTTTTGTTTTTTAGCCGCAGATGGAATTTCATTGTATGGCAGTCCTGCCGTAATATGCGATGAATACTCTATTGTGCTACTTTTTTGCTTAAGGTAATTGACTAATTTCGCTTTGACTTTGTCACCTTGTTTATAAAGCACCTCTTCAGATTCAACAATATCGAGTTCTTGACTGATGCGTGAAATCGGTATCACTGTCATAAAATGAAGATGGCCATTGATGTTGTTAGCCACTTTTACTGAGACATCAAATACGGCAGAATTAAGGTTAGCTTGTACTTCATTTTTATTTTCTATATCAAGCGTAGCCATAATATTCATCGCTGGCTTCCAACGTTTATCACTGCAAATCAATAAGTTGGTTTTTCGTAAACCTTTCAATAGACTTTTTTCAAATGAAAAGTCAGGTTCTGAACTATGTCTTTTCTGACGAGTGATCGCGATCGTATCGCAGTTGTGATGTGCGGCAATTTCGATAACTTTTTCGGCTTTGTTATCACTTTTCACCATTGCAGCATCAATAAGTACGGTATGACAATTTTCGCTTTTATCTGTCGAGAGAACCGTTTCTATCGTTTTGATTGCTGATGGCTCAAATACCAAGATATACACGTTATTGGACGATAGTCTAAGTGACTTTTTCAGTAACTCTTTGACATTATCTATATTGTCCACAACCACTAATATATTTTTCATATCAACCCCTCTTAGAAATTATATTTCCGTGCAATACGCTATAAGCTATCACTTTAACCTAAAGTATTCAGCTTTGACCTTTTATGACGGAGACTATTTTTAGTTTTAGTTTTAGCTTTAATTTAGCTTTAATTTAGCTTTAGTTTAGTTTTAATTTTTATTTACATAACGTTAGGATAAAACTATCTTAACGTGAAAAGTAAATTATGCCATAACAGCACTATGGCTATATACTAACTTGCGCATGATTATCGTCATTAAATCGACTATGTTATTTATCAGGCTACGGTTACTTAATCTTGCTCTGTTAATGAGAAGGATTGACAAAGCATCCTGTTAAGCTAACCAAAAGCCTGATAGCCCACGGTAATATAAGCTATATAAAACGATAGCAATAATATTGATTTAAGTTTGCCTATAGCATGACCAAATAATAAAAATAATGCCAACATCAGTGTAACTGCGAGTAATGCCCATTGATCAAATGCTGGAAAGCGGCCATCGAAAGGTATCGGTGAAATTAATGACGAAACACCAAGAATTCCGAGAATATTAAAAATATTACTACCAACAACATTACCAACGGCTACATCCATGTGCTTTCTCAGCACGGCCATTAAAGAAATGGTAAATTCAGGCAGTGATGTACCTATGGCGACTAATGTCAGTCCGATAAGTGCATCTGACACGCCCAAACTTGAGGCTATCGTGGTTGCGCCATCGACGAACAGTTGAGCGCCGATGATAAGAAAAGCTAACCCCAGCGATATCGATAATATAACCCACCATGTTTTATGAGGCTTTTTATGTAACTCTTTGCCTTCGTTTTTGTGCAGTTGGTGAGAGCTGCTGTTGTGGTGCTTTTCTTTGTAAATGGTATAGCCGAGATAAGCGAAAAGTGCGCTAATCATCAACAGCCCTGACAGCATTGAGAAAGCCCCAAACAACCCCATTACAACAAGTAAAAGTGTCGCCCCAAGCATAACTATAGCGTCCCGTTTAAGTGCTGACTGTTGAAACGATAATGGCGCTATCAAGCCGCAAACACCGATTATAAGACCAATGTTACCGATATTGCTGCCAATGATATTGCCCAATGCTATCGACGGATTATTATTTATTACCGCATTAACAGAGACAATTAATTCTGGCATGGAGGTGCCAAAACCGACAATAATTAAGCCACTTAAGAATGGTGATACCTTAAGCTTATCGGCCGCCGACATCGCACCTCTTATTAAAAGCTCACCGCCACTGACTAACATCAGAAGCCCAGCGATCACCATTATATAATTCATTAATTAACCAGTAGAAAATTTTTTTTAGTATATACCCAAACCACTTGAAGATGCAGTTTCAGAGCTAAACTAGGAAATTAGGTCAAGGCGCAGCACTTGATAATGGTTATTCCTTTATCAAGTGCTGCACAGCTTTTTTGTTCCAGACAAAAGCTAAGTACATACATCCCTGTATGCAGCGCGGAGCTGGTTTTCTAGCTTAGCTCCCTTCGGGCAAGGCGATAAAGGGTCATCTGTGGCATTATTGATTTCGACAATGGAATAACCATTCTCGGCTCTGGAATCCTGCTT is from Colwellia sp. Arc7-635 and encodes:
- a CDS encoding nuclear transport factor 2 family protein; translated protein: MFKSFLIAISVTFFSLNAFADKASDKVAIEAAVNDYFQGQGEASKERLFRGFAAEHATMVGVVKDETGKEVIKSWKDMTSVLNKWASNKKPAGGDLDGEIISLNVVDDRLAVVLFRSTTRFYDALTLAKVNHEWKIIGKSYILQ
- a CDS encoding DUF5677 domain-containing protein, with translation MKASFYQIWDEFCGFRNIYLENLHFTDDRSKFILALWARINSLCEETIVLIKSDCFVSPQILMRSTLESFVDLRCLISDEDYVKNIMAAEADSMYKNLNKHSESNPYYKGITKATPKHIENLKEEKTNSINIFERFKKAGCEDLYSTVYNTLCRYTHGNISALASKNFENDRVVMTAKISDADLLFTLSSTINVAISSTHDVLSFYNTSESELVKCMDSHDKVKALCRKFV
- a CDS encoding GNAT family N-acetyltransferase, encoding MNIENSTRLNYQLIDETDSEFLFQLDQSPDVMRYINGGVMTTREDIIDKFIPRHNAYKNPVKGWGLWKVSITETKQDIGWVLVRPMDFFSDKPIWHDIELGWRFLQSTWGKGYASEAAIQIHQALAKQPDNKVFSAIAMHDNAGSIAVMKKMGMKYVKSYTHSDSQLGDLDVVLYNIENS
- a CDS encoding prolyl oligopeptidase family serine peptidase; this encodes MNFKKITLSSAVLMALFGLTGCAEDAPTASSVEKVASTSNESTMIIYPETKKGSVVDDYFGTKVPDAYRWLEDDMSAETAEWVAAQNKTTHDYLAQIPYRDKIKSRLAALLDYEKVGMPFIEGDYSYFYKNDGLQNQYVLYRQKGDAPAEVFLDPNTFSEDGTVSLANIEFSEDGSLAVYLISEGGSDWRKARIIDTETQEVLESELVDIKFSGLSWVGNEGFYYSSYDKPKGSELSAKTDQHKLYYHELGTAQSADTLVFGGIEAEKHRYVSGEVTKDGRYLLVSAAVSTSGNKLFIKDLTKADSALVTVVGNTNSDTNLVSSKGDDLLFITNMGAPNKRVVKVNAKQPSVENWLNVIPETENVLSVSTGGKYLFAKYMKDATSLIQQYDLNGKKVRDIALPEVGTASGFSGKESQSKLYYSFSNQKTPSTTFSLDVGTGESVVHMKSKVKFDSDNFESKQVFYTSKDGTKVPMIITHKKGLVLDGTNPTILYGYGGFNVSLQPQFSSTRAAWLELGGVYAVANLRGGGEYGKKWHDAGTQLKKQNVFDDFIAAAEYLIAEKVTSSDKLAVMGGSNGGLLVGAVMTQRPELFKVALPAVGVLDMLRYHTFTSGAGWAYDYGKSDDNAEMFNYLLGYSPVHNVKAGTHYPATMVTTGDHDDRVVPAHSFKFAAELQAKQAGANPTLIRIETDAGHGAGTPISKTIDQYADIYGFTLFNMGVKDI
- a CDS encoding universal stress protein; the encoded protein is MKNILVVVDNIDNVKELLKKSLRLSSNNVYILVFEPSAIKTIETVLSTDKSENCHTVLIDAAMVKSDNKAEKVIEIAAHHNCDTIAITRQKRHSSEPDFSFEKSLLKGLRKTNLLICSDKRWKPAMNIMATLDIENKNEVQANLNSAVFDVSVKVANNINGHLHFMTVIPISRISQELDIVESEEVLYKQGDKVKAKLVNYLKQKSSTIEYSSHITAGLPYNEIPSAAKKQKIDLVILGNVGRTGIKGLIVGNTAEKILQRLSVDVLIVKTT
- a CDS encoding calcium/sodium antiporter, coding for MNYIMVIAGLLMLVSGGELLIRGAMSAADKLKVSPFLSGLIIVGFGTSMPELIVSVNAVINNNPSIALGNIIGSNIGNIGLIIGVCGLIAPLSFQQSALKRDAIVMLGATLLLVVMGLFGAFSMLSGLLMISALFAYLGYTIYKEKHHNSSSHQLHKNEGKELHKKPHKTWWVILSISLGLAFLIIGAQLFVDGATTIASSLGVSDALIGLTLVAIGTSLPEFTISLMAVLRKHMDVAVGNVVGSNIFNILGILGVSSLISPIPFDGRFPAFDQWALLAVTLMLALFLLFGHAIGKLKSILLLSFYIAYITVGYQAFG